The Corallococcus soli genome contains a region encoding:
- a CDS encoding glycoside hydrolase family 6 protein → MRSPGLLRWLSLPLVSLFASCGPAAPELPAEAPLAVQEAALTELLSNGGFNAGTTAPWWNNASTQSRVENNQWRVDVAANTANAWDAIVGQSGLSLVAGRAYTLSFTATATAGITARVTVQQDTAPYATTLSQPLTLDGTSRRFTIPFTSSLSTGVGQVTFQLGGRANAVTVRLDDVSLTTESGSPGSGPVAMTSGFYVDPNSNPAIWVRANGGDGRASRINASIASKPMARWFGNWSGDVTQAVSSFVGAADAADKLPVLVAYNIPGRDCGSHSGGGAGSADAYRAWISAFAAGLGNRPAVVIIEPDAVAQLDCLPNDSERQTRLGLLRYASEQFRDRAPNTWAYLDGGNARWIAADTMAQRLESAGARNVRGFSLNVSNFYAASESATYGNAVNAALSSRYGYSRQFVVDTSRNGNGSNGEWCNPAGRKLGTPSQTGGGAEMLLWVKVPGDSDGNCGIAPGTPAGQFSPDLATRLIDGT, encoded by the coding sequence ATGCGTTCACCTGGTCTGCTCCGCTGGTTGTCGTTGCCGTTGGTGTCGTTGTTCGCGTCCTGTGGTCCCGCCGCGCCTGAGCTTCCGGCCGAGGCGCCATTGGCGGTGCAGGAGGCGGCGCTCACGGAGCTGCTCTCCAATGGCGGCTTCAACGCCGGGACGACGGCGCCGTGGTGGAACAACGCGAGCACGCAGTCGCGCGTGGAGAACAACCAGTGGCGTGTGGACGTGGCGGCGAACACGGCCAATGCGTGGGACGCCATCGTGGGGCAGAGCGGCCTGTCGCTGGTGGCCGGGCGGGCCTACACGCTGTCCTTCACCGCCACGGCGACGGCGGGCATCACCGCGCGGGTGACGGTGCAGCAGGACACCGCGCCCTACGCGACGACGCTCAGCCAGCCCCTCACGCTGGACGGCACGTCGCGCAGGTTCACCATCCCGTTCACGTCCTCGCTGTCCACGGGCGTGGGGCAGGTGACGTTCCAGTTGGGCGGGCGCGCCAATGCCGTCACCGTGCGGCTGGACGACGTGTCGCTCACCACCGAGAGCGGCTCCCCTGGCTCCGGCCCGGTGGCGATGACCAGCGGCTTCTACGTGGACCCCAACTCCAACCCGGCCATCTGGGTGCGCGCCAACGGCGGTGACGGTCGCGCGTCGCGCATCAACGCCTCCATCGCCAGCAAGCCCATGGCGCGCTGGTTCGGCAACTGGAGCGGGGACGTCACCCAGGCGGTGTCCAGCTTCGTGGGCGCGGCGGACGCGGCGGACAAGCTGCCGGTGCTGGTGGCCTACAACATCCCGGGCCGCGACTGCGGCAGCCACTCCGGAGGCGGCGCGGGCAGCGCGGACGCGTACCGCGCGTGGATCTCCGCCTTCGCGGCGGGGCTCGGCAACCGGCCTGCGGTCGTCATCATCGAACCGGACGCCGTCGCGCAGCTCGACTGCCTCCCCAACGACTCCGAGCGCCAGACGCGGCTGGGCCTGCTGCGCTACGCCTCCGAGCAGTTCCGCGACCGCGCGCCCAACACCTGGGCGTACCTGGATGGCGGCAACGCGCGGTGGATTGCCGCCGACACGATGGCGCAGCGCCTGGAGTCCGCGGGCGCGCGCAACGTGCGCGGCTTCTCCCTCAACGTCTCCAACTTCTACGCCGCCAGCGAATCCGCCACCTATGGCAACGCGGTCAACGCCGCGCTCTCCAGCCGCTATGGCTATTCGCGCCAGTTCGTCGTGGACACCAGCCGCAATGGCAATGGCTCCAACGGGGAGTGGTGCAACCCCGCCGGCCGCAAGCTGGGCACGCCCTCGCAGACGGGCGGCGGCGCGGAGATGCTGCTCTGGGTGAAGGTGCCGGGGGACTCGGATGGCAACTGTGGCATCGCCCCGGGCACCCCCGCCGGTCAGTTCAGCCCGGACCTGGCGACGCGGCTCATCGACGGCACCTGA
- a CDS encoding protein kinase domain-containing protein produces the protein MANRHDSDDGASAPASAPRVSASRESYGTGRGGPSGTGRQGPEASVSSSGAGGESQRLASRQVGRFLPLKVLGQGGMGVVYAAYDPDLDRKVALKLLRVKGGHEQLEQGRARLLREAQAMARISHPNVIPVFEVGQWDHQVYVAMALVDGGTLRDWAKAKPRTWQELLDKYLAAGRGLEAAHTAGLVHRDFKPANVLVGKDGRVYVTDFGLARPMGEVADDEDADEQTRPVAEEGSPLLNSQLTQAGLVMGTPAYMSPEQFRGELLDSRSDQFSFCAALYRALYGIRPFDPDELSRVASQLRPRGGPSDEPGVTEVAVAQVLPPSPIQEPPRDTKVPVWVRRALMRGLSLEPRDRFRSMAALLEALAQREKRALRNRRLGAAAVATVVLGVAGGVVASRSRVCAGAEALVAERWDAGAREKVNQAFLSTKSPVAQDMARRVGAVLDGYGAEWAKQHTTACEDTRVREVQTEGLLSQRFVCLERRRKDLGALVGTLQTADAALVDKALDAVHALPAPGDCADVEALTELQPRPADPAKRAELDALEDQLAEVKARVDTSRMPKALELAKKAEARVVATGYLPLVAELRFHLGWAQAVLGDKDAGGAALEQAVYDAEAGRADRLAVSAMNKLIFVDGEREKYELAQRWGRLGGATLKRVGGDAVLASDLKVNEANLALMQDRPEAARALLEEASGLLAKALPEGHPKRARVTFTLGRTLLETGASAEAVRVLADALQQTEKAMGPVHMDTARRHQALSMALREQKDFTKALEHARVSVSLHRTLLGPQSVKLAEALDEEGMSLLALQRYPEALKGYEESLAVKRAKLEADDELLQYSLDGVGQALLGMGRTRDAIAPLQQALTFKDAQEDSLAESGYALAQALWKEGEASAARDAAAQAQARFTSSGRAAQAKDVEAWLQARPAPIAKAKAVPVRGKRRR, from the coding sequence ATGGCGAACCGGCACGACAGCGACGATGGGGCCTCGGCGCCCGCCTCCGCACCGCGCGTTTCAGCGTCGCGAGAATCCTACGGTACAGGTCGGGGTGGGCCGTCTGGAACCGGGCGTCAGGGGCCGGAGGCCTCCGTGTCCTCTTCGGGGGCCGGCGGCGAGTCGCAGCGGCTGGCGTCGCGGCAGGTGGGGCGCTTCCTGCCTTTGAAGGTGCTGGGGCAGGGCGGCATGGGGGTGGTGTACGCGGCCTATGACCCTGACCTGGATCGCAAGGTGGCGCTGAAGCTGCTGCGGGTGAAGGGCGGCCACGAGCAGCTGGAGCAGGGGCGGGCGCGGCTGCTGCGGGAAGCGCAGGCCATGGCGCGCATCTCCCACCCCAACGTCATCCCCGTCTTCGAGGTGGGGCAGTGGGACCACCAGGTCTACGTGGCGATGGCGCTGGTGGACGGCGGCACGCTGCGCGACTGGGCGAAGGCGAAGCCCCGGACGTGGCAGGAGCTGCTGGACAAGTACCTGGCGGCGGGCCGGGGCCTGGAGGCCGCGCACACCGCGGGGCTGGTGCACCGCGACTTCAAGCCGGCCAACGTGCTGGTGGGCAAGGACGGGCGCGTCTACGTCACCGACTTCGGCCTCGCGCGGCCCATGGGCGAGGTGGCCGACGACGAGGACGCCGACGAGCAGACGCGGCCGGTGGCTGAAGAAGGGTCGCCCCTGCTGAACTCGCAGCTCACGCAGGCGGGGCTGGTGATGGGCACGCCCGCCTATATGTCGCCGGAGCAGTTCCGGGGCGAGCTGCTGGACTCGCGCTCCGACCAGTTCAGCTTCTGCGCGGCGCTGTACCGCGCGCTGTACGGCATCCGCCCGTTCGACCCGGACGAGCTGTCCCGGGTGGCCTCGCAGCTTCGGCCGCGCGGGGGCCCCTCCGACGAGCCCGGGGTGACGGAGGTGGCGGTGGCGCAGGTGCTGCCGCCGTCGCCCATCCAGGAGCCGCCGCGCGACACGAAGGTGCCCGTCTGGGTGCGCCGCGCGTTGATGAGGGGGCTGTCGCTGGAGCCCAGGGACCGCTTCCGCTCCATGGCGGCGCTGCTGGAGGCGCTGGCCCAGCGGGAGAAGCGGGCCCTGCGCAACCGGAGGCTGGGCGCCGCGGCAGTGGCCACGGTGGTGCTGGGCGTGGCGGGCGGCGTGGTGGCGTCGCGCTCGCGGGTGTGCGCCGGCGCGGAGGCGCTGGTGGCCGAGCGCTGGGACGCGGGGGCCCGCGAGAAGGTGAACCAGGCGTTCCTTTCGACGAAGAGCCCGGTGGCCCAGGACATGGCGCGCAGGGTGGGCGCCGTGCTGGACGGCTACGGCGCGGAGTGGGCGAAGCAGCACACCACCGCCTGCGAGGACACGCGGGTGCGCGAGGTGCAGACGGAGGGGCTCCTGTCCCAGCGCTTCGTGTGCCTGGAGCGGCGGCGCAAGGACCTGGGCGCGCTCGTCGGCACGTTGCAGACGGCGGACGCGGCGCTCGTGGACAAGGCGCTGGACGCCGTCCACGCGCTGCCCGCGCCCGGGGACTGCGCGGACGTGGAGGCGCTGACGGAGCTTCAGCCCCGGCCGGCGGATCCCGCGAAGCGCGCGGAGCTGGACGCCCTGGAGGACCAGCTGGCGGAGGTGAAGGCGCGCGTCGACACCAGCCGCATGCCCAAGGCGCTGGAGCTGGCGAAGAAGGCGGAGGCGCGCGTGGTGGCCACGGGCTACCTGCCGCTGGTGGCGGAGCTGCGCTTCCACCTGGGCTGGGCGCAGGCGGTGCTGGGGGACAAGGACGCGGGCGGCGCGGCGCTGGAGCAGGCCGTCTACGACGCGGAGGCCGGACGGGCGGACCGCCTGGCGGTGTCCGCGATGAACAAGCTCATCTTCGTGGACGGGGAGCGGGAGAAGTATGAGCTCGCCCAGCGCTGGGGCCGGCTGGGGGGCGCCACGCTCAAGCGCGTAGGCGGCGACGCGGTGCTGGCCAGCGACCTCAAGGTGAACGAAGCCAACCTCGCGCTGATGCAGGACCGCCCGGAGGCGGCGCGGGCCCTGCTGGAGGAGGCGTCCGGGCTGCTCGCGAAGGCGCTGCCGGAAGGGCACCCCAAGCGGGCGCGGGTGACGTTCACGCTGGGGCGCACGCTGCTGGAGACGGGCGCGTCCGCGGAGGCGGTGAGGGTGCTGGCGGACGCGCTCCAGCAGACGGAGAAGGCGATGGGGCCCGTGCACATGGACACCGCGCGCCGGCACCAGGCCCTGTCCATGGCGCTGCGCGAGCAGAAGGACTTCACGAAGGCGCTGGAGCACGCGCGCGTGTCGGTCTCCCTCCACCGCACGCTGCTGGGGCCCCAGAGCGTGAAGCTGGCGGAGGCGCTGGACGAGGAGGGCATGAGCCTGCTCGCGCTCCAGCGCTACCCGGAGGCGCTGAAGGGCTACGAGGAGTCGCTGGCGGTGAAGCGGGCGAAGCTGGAGGCGGACGACGAACTGCTCCAGTACTCGCTGGACGGCGTGGGGCAGGCCCTGCTGGGCATGGGCCGCACGCGCGACGCCATCGCGCCGCTCCAGCAGGCGCTGACGTTCAAGGACGCGCAGGAGGACTCGCTGGCCGAGTCCGGCTACGCGCTGGCGCAGGCGCTGTGGAAGGAAGGCGAGGCGTCAGCGGCCCGCGACGCGGCGGCGCAGGCGCAGGCGCGCTTCACGTCGTCCGGCCGCGCGGCCCAGGCGAAGGACGTGGAGGCCTGGCTCCAGGCCCGGCCCGCGCCGATCGCGAAGGCGAAGGCCGTGCCGGTGCGCGGCAAGCGCAGGCGGTAG